Within the Oculatellaceae cyanobacterium genome, the region CGTAAGTTTTACAATTAATTTGATTGAGGCAGTGGTGTAGGTTCTGGCAGAGGATGAGCTAAAAATGCGTATTCTTGAACAACTCTGTTGCCGATTAAATGTTCTTGGATAATTTGCTCGATTACTTGCGGGGTGACGGAGTGATACCAAACTCCATCTGGATAAACTACCATAATGGGGCCTGCGGCGCAAACTCTTAGACAGTTAGCTTTGGTGCGGAAAATGCAGTTGGGACGGTTGGCTGTCGGTTTGTCAAGTTTTAACTCTTTAAGACGCTTTTTCAAATAATTCCAAGCTTCTAAACTAACTTCTTTTGAGCAGCATTGAGGCAGTGTTTGATCAGCACAGATAAAAACGTGACGCTGAATCTGATTAAGTCCTAATGTTTGGACACAAGCTAAAAGCTGATCTTTTTCTGGATTATTACTGCTATTTAGAAGCTCTGGGCTAGATTGCTCTACTGTGTTGTCAATCATTATAAATACTA harbors:
- a CDS encoding ferredoxin, with translation MIDNTVEQSSPELLNSSNNPEKDQLLACVQTLGLNQIQRHVFICADQTLPQCCSKEVSLEAWNYLKKRLKELKLDKPTANRPNCIFRTKANCLRVCAAGPIMVVYPDGVWYHSVTPQVIEQIIQEHLIGNRVVQEYAFLAHPLPEPTPLPQSN